In Staphylococcus saccharolyticus, one genomic interval encodes:
- a CDS encoding glycerate kinase produces the protein MKVLVAMDEFNGIISSYQANRYVEEAVASQIEHADIVQVPLFNGRHELMDSVFLWQSGSKYRVTVHDADMNKVEAVYGQTECGMTVIEGNLFLNGDKPIEQHSSYGLGEIIKTSLDNHAQHIVISLGGIDSFDGGAGMLQALGAKFYDDEAQIVDVSKGAYIIKYIRRIDLSGIHPKLSDAHIQLMSDFSSRLYGKQSEIMQTYKTYGITYNEAAEIDNLIWYFSELFKSELKLAMGPIERGGAGGGIAAVLHSLYQAEILTSHELVNQITHLEHLIQQADLIIFGEGLKEKDQILETTTLRIADLAQKHHKPSIAICATSDKFDLFESQKVTAMFNTFIDMPETYTDFKMGIQIRHYTVQALKLLKTNFNL, from the coding sequence ATGAAAGTTTTAGTAGCCATGGATGAGTTCAATGGAATTATTTCTAGTTATCAAGCGAATAGATATGTTGAGGAAGCGGTAGCGAGTCAAATTGAACACGCAGATATTGTACAAGTTCCGTTATTTAACGGACGTCATGAATTAATGGATTCGGTATTTCTTTGGCAATCAGGAAGTAAGTATCGCGTGACTGTTCATGATGCTGATATGAATAAGGTTGAAGCGGTGTATGGTCAGACAGAATGCGGTATGACTGTTATTGAAGGTAACTTGTTTTTAAATGGTGACAAGCCTATTGAACAACACTCAAGTTATGGATTAGGTGAAATCATAAAAACATCGTTAGACAATCATGCGCAACATATTGTCATTTCACTTGGAGGCATTGATAGCTTTGACGGTGGGGCAGGCATGCTTCAAGCTCTGGGTGCAAAATTTTATGACGATGAGGCGCAAATTGTTGATGTGAGTAAAGGTGCTTACATAATTAAATATATTAGACGCATCGATTTGTCGGGAATACACCCTAAACTGTCAGATGCTCATATTCAACTTATGTCTGATTTCTCTAGTCGTTTATATGGTAAGCAAAGTGAAATCATGCAAACATATAAAACATATGGTATAACTTACAATGAAGCTGCTGAAATCGATAATTTAATTTGGTATTTTAGTGAATTATTTAAAAGTGAACTTAAATTGGCAATGGGACCAATCGAACGTGGTGGTGCCGGAGGTGGTATAGCCGCTGTATTACACAGCTTATATCAAGCTGAAATTTTAACAAGCCATGAGTTAGTCAATCAAATCACTCATTTAGAGCATTTAATCCAGCAAGCAGATTTAATTATTTTTGGAGAAGGTTTAAAGGAAAAAGATCAAATTCTTGAAACGACGACTTTACGTATTGCTGATTTAGCACAAAAACATCACAAGCCTTCTATTGCAATTTGTGCTACAAGTGATAAATTTGATTTATTTGAATCGCAAAAAGTGACAGCAATGTTTAATACTTTTATTGATATGCCTGAAACATATACTGATTTTAAAATGGGTATTCAAATTAGACACTATACTGTGCAAGCACTCAAGCTATTAAAAACCAACTTTAATCTTTAA
- the ytxJ gene encoding bacillithiol system redox-active protein YtxJ → MAIKLSSIDQFEQVLEENKYVFVLKHSETCPISANAYDQFNKFLYERDIDGYYLIIQQERKLSDYIAEKTNVKHESPQAFYFVDGEMKWNADHDDINVSQLAQAEE, encoded by the coding sequence ATGGCTATTAAGCTGAGTTCAATTGACCAGTTTGAACAAGTCTTAGAAGAAAACAAATATGTTTTTGTATTAAAACACAGTGAAACTTGTCCAATTTCTGCAAATGCGTATGATCAATTCAATAAGTTTTTATATGAAAGAGATATTGATGGTTATTATTTAATCATTCAACAAGAACGTAAATTATCGGACTATATTGCAGAAAAAACAAATGTAAAACATGAATCTCCACAAGCCTTCTACTTTGTAGACGGTGAAATGAAGTGGAATGCCGATCATGATGATATTAACGTTTCTCAACTTGCTCAAGCTGAGGAATAA